A region of the Marinimicrobium koreense genome:
TCGATGAGCTGATAGAGCTTTCCCACTCAATCAGTTATCCAACCATTCTCAAGCCACTCGTACCCCAAACATGGAGTCAACCCGAGATACAGCGTATCGTGGATGAAAAGAAAGCGTTAGTCATTGACACACCGGAAGCCTTGATTGATCGATACAGAGCCATAGCCCCTCTGAATAAAGACATGGCAATTCAGGATTATATTCCCGGCAGGGATGATCGACTTTATTCGCTTCACATCTATATGGACCGTCAGGGCCAACCCGTGGCGTATTTTACTGGCCAAAAGATTCGGACCTACCCCACATACGCCGGCATTGGCTGCTTTGTTCGCAGCGTTTACGTGCCAGACATCGTATCTTCTGGTATCGATATTCTACGAAAACTTCACTACACCGGCATGGCGCTCCTGCAATTCAAGCAAGACAGTCGCACGGGAGAGTTCAAGCTGCTTGAGATAAACCCTCGCGCCAGTTCCTGGAACCTGTTGGCAGAACGTTGTGGAGTGAACCTGCCTTACTTGGCATGCCTGGAAACGCTCGGAATGGATCTGCCACCTCGTCCCCGACAGAAGGAGGGTGTCAACTATGTGTTCTTCAGTCACGATATCCGGGCGTTTTTCGACTATCGCAAACACGGGGACTGGAGTACCTGGGCGTGGCTTCGTTCCCTGCTGGGGCGAAACGTCTTTCAGTATTGGTGTCTGGACGATCCAAAACCGTTTTTTGTGTCGGTGGGCAGAGCGTTGATGTCCGCTGGTAAACGAGTAACCCGGCGCGTCACACGACGCCTTCGGCCGGTCCACTCAGCAGGATAGGCGAAACGTAATCCGATATCGAGCGCGGTGGTAAAAGTCGGATTATGGCCGTTGGCCTAATCCGACCTACGTAGCTCGGGCTTTTTTGTTTTGGGGAACCTAATTAACGGCGGATGCGCACTCCGATGCGGCGGATGCGCTGCGCTTATCCGCCCTACGCAAACCTTGCGAGCCTCCCCGTAGGGCGGATCG
Encoded here:
- a CDS encoding ATP-grasp domain-containing protein, giving the protein MTTFPNKVIVTSCMGGSQGDLGVVRALGRTGVSVILLSEYASSIAQYSRYAVRMIHEPGFTQNPDSALACLMKIAESEAHKPIIFPTADPDLTVLSNLRDKLEPHFHLFLSTRELIDTCLDKGKFFEFAKHLNFPIPHTHAPNDFDELIELSHSISYPTILKPLVPQTWSQPEIQRIVDEKKALVIDTPEALIDRYRAIAPLNKDMAIQDYIPGRDDRLYSLHIYMDRQGQPVAYFTGQKIRTYPTYAGIGCFVRSVYVPDIVSSGIDILRKLHYTGMALLQFKQDSRTGEFKLLEINPRASSWNLLAERCGVNLPYLACLETLGMDLPPRPRQKEGVNYVFFSHDIRAFFDYRKHGDWSTWAWLRSLLGRNVFQYWCLDDPKPFFVSVGRALMSAGKRVTRRVTRRLRPVHSAG